The window CCGAGCCCGCTTTCGCGCAGGCTGTCGCGACGCCCCTCGTCGGCCGCCGCGGGCGGCGCGGAGCCGGGCACGGCACTGGTCTCCGCAAGGGTGCGCCCCCGTGTCTCCTCGGCCCACGCGAAGGACACCAGCCAGCCCACCGCGGTGATCCCGGCGCCGATCAGCATGGTCGTACCGATGCCCAGCCGATCCAGGGAGATCGGCAGCAGATACGTACCGGCGGCGGCGCCGATCCGGCTGATCGAGGTCGCCACGCCTCCCGCAGTGGCCCGGATACCGGTGGGGAACAGCTCGTTGGGATACGTCCACTCCAGCACCGTGGGGCCGCCCGACAGGAGGGCGTAGGCGCAGAAGCACACGATGACCACCGCGATGGGGAGCGCGTTGCCGCCGCCGAGCACCGCGAGCGGCACCACCATCAGGGCGAACGACCACACGATGACGGGGCGGCGCCCCACCCGGTCCACCAGCCGCAGCGCGGGGATACAGCCCAGCACGAACACGACGCTGATCAGCGCCGAGCCCAGGTTGCTCTCGTTGCCCTCCCCGAGCCCGAAGGAGCCCAGGACGGAGGGGCCGAAGGTGTACAGGGCGAACATCGGCGTGATCTGACACATGTAGAACAACCCGCAGAACAGCGTTCGCCGCAGATAAGTGCCCTGGAACAGGTCACGGAACCCGCTCTGTTCCACCGACTGCTCGGCCGCCGACGCCGCGAGCAGTTCCTCGACCGGTACGGTGCGATCGAGGGCTTTCCTGATCGCCTTCTGGGCGTCGGCGGTACGGCCCTTGTTCACCAGCCACAGTGGCGACTCCGGCGTACCGATCCGCATCAGCAGGATCAGGGCGCTCAGTACGGCACCCGAGGCGAGCATCCACCGCCAGGAGCCGTTGCCCGCGATCTCGGCCATCACATAGCCGACCACATAGGCGGCCGCCGCACCGACGTACCAGGCCAGGATGAGGATGCCGAGCAGTCGGCCCCGGTGTTTGTTCGGCACCCATTCGGCCAGCAGCGACGTCGCGATCGGGTAGTCGGCCCCGATGGCCATGCCGAGCACGAAGCGCAGCACGACGAACTGCCAGGTCTCGGTGGCGAACACCGACAGCAACGAGCCGCCGACGAGCACCGCCAGGTCGATGGTGTACATCGCCTCGCGGCCGAGCCTGTCGGTGACGGGGCCGAAGAACAGACCTCCCACGAAGATGCCGACCAGGGCGGCGGCACCGATGAGGCTCTCGTCCCCGGTACTCAGGTTCAGCTCGTTGCTCATGCCGATGAGCGCGACGCCGATGATGCTGAGCAGATAGCCGTCCAGGAACGGGCCGCCGGCACAGGCCCAGGTGAGTTTTCGGTGGAACTTGTTCAGGGGTGCCTCGTCGACGGCACGGATGGACATCTGAACTCCCGGAATGGGGGACGGGGGACCCTGAGCGACGTTGCGACTCAGAAAACGCGTTTCTTCATACGCAACCGAACATCGATAGCGTGTCGGAGTCAAGACGGGGCACTGAACCTCTTACGACTCCCACGGATGCAGCCCCGCACCCTCACCGCGCAGGCACCCCCGGGCCCTTGACGATGCCTCACCTCGTCCGCATGATGTTGCACATTGCGATGCCTGTTCTGCATAGAGAAACAATGCCCTGTCGCAAACCCAGGAAGATCGGACTTGGCACCATGACGATCAGCTTGAACGGCGGCTCACTGCCCTCCGACGAACTGGAGGGCCGGAAGGACCCCGCACCGCCGACGGCCACACCGCTGGGCGACCCCGTGCCGACCCGCAGCCGGCGGATCTTCGCCTCGGACGACGACAGGATCGTCAGCGGCACCCGGGAGTGCGAACCCGGGGAGTCCGCATGGGACTTCGCCGACCGCGGGGGGTCATCCACGTGCTGTCCGGACGCATGACCTGCGAGGAGAAGGTCGGCACGACGACCAAGGTCGGCCCGGGCACCACCGTGGTGTTCCCCACGGGCCGGCAGGGCACGTGGACGATCCACGAGACGCTGCGCAAGGTCTTCGTCATCTACAAGTAGACGTCCACAGGGGGACCGCCATGCGTGAGGTCACGCGATGACAGACGCCTTGCACCAGCCGGAGCACTCACACCAGCCGGAGTCCCCGGTGCAGTCGGTCGACCGGGCCGTGGGCATTCTCGAATTCCTGGGCCGCCACGAAGAGGCGGGCGTCACGGACATGGCCGCCGCACTCGGGGTGCACAAGTCCACCGCGTCCCGGCTGGCCACCGCCCTGGAGGTGCGCGGACTCATCGAGCAGACGGAGGAGCGGGGCAAGTACCGCCTCGGCCTCGGCCTGATCCGTCTGGCCGGTGCCGCCACGGTCCGAGTCGATCTCTCCCAGCAGAGCCGCCGGGTGTGCGAGCAGCTGGCGGACCAGGTCGCCGAGACCATCAACCTGGCCATCCTCGACCACGGCGCCGCCATCAACATCGACCAGGTGCTCGGCCCCTCGGCCATCACCACCCACAACTGGCTCGGCCGGCGCACGCCGCTGCACGCGACGTCCAGCGGCAAGATACTACTGGCCCATCTGCCCGAGTCCGAGCTCGCGAGCAGACTCACAACGCCCCTGGAGCGCTTCACACCGCGCACCGTCACCGACCCCGAGACCCTCCGGGCCCAGCTGAAGCGCGCCCGCGCGAACGGCTGCGCCTACAGCGCCGAGGAGTTCGAGAAGGGGCTGAACGCGGTGGCCGCACCGGTCTTCACCTTCAACGGGGAGATGCTGGCGGCACTCAGCGCCTCGGGGCCGTCCTTCCGGCTGACCGAGCAGCGACTGCCGGAGGTCTCCGCCATGGTGCGGTCGGCCGCCGAGGAGATCTCGGAGCGTCTGGGCCACTTCCGCCGGACCACCCCTTGACCACGCGGTCACCGCCATTCGATTATGTTGCGTATCGCTCATCGTGTTGCGTAATTCGCACCACCCGACGACGGAGGAAGGCATGTCTCCTCGACCGCGGCCCGGCCGTGAGTTCGTCCTCACCCTTTCCTGCCCCGACCAGGCCGGTCTCGTCCACGGCGTGACCACCTTTCTCGTGAGCCACTCGGGCAACATCCTGGAGAGCCAGCAGTTCGACGACCGATTGCAGGACCGCTTCTTCATGCGGGTGCACTTCGACGTCTCGGACCCCGGCATCTCCCTGGAGGACCTGCGCACCGGCTTCGGCCCGGTGAGCCAGGCGTACGGGATCACCTGGCAGCTGCACGACGCCTCGACCCCGACGCGCACGCTGATCATGGTGTCGAAGTTCGGCCACTGCCTGAACGACCTGCTGTTCCGCAAGTCCACGGGCGCACTCAACATCGAGATCCCGGCGATCGTCTCCAACCACCGGGACTTCGAACCGCTGGCGGAGAGCTACGGCATCCCCTTCCACCACATCCCGGTGACCAAGGACACCAAGGCCCAGGCCGAGGCGCGGCTGCTGGAGCTGGTGCACGAGCTGGAGGCCGACCTGGTGGTGCTGGCCCGCTATATGCAGATCCTCTCCGACGACCTGTGCAAGCAGCTCGACGGCCGGGCCATCAACATCCACCACTCGTTCCTGCCGAGCTTCAAGGGCGCCAAGCCGTACGTCCAGGCACACCAGCGCGGCGTGAAGCTCGTCGGGGCCACGGCGCACTACGTCACGTCCGACCTCGACGAGGGCCCGATCATCGAGCAGGAAGTCGTCCGCGTGGACCACTCGCGCGACCCCGACGATCTGGTCACCATGGGCCGTGACGTCGAGGCCCAGGTGCTCGCCCGCGCCGTCGAGTGGCACAGCGAGAGCCGGGTGCTGGTGAACGGACACTGCACCGTGGTCTTCCGCTGACCGGGTGGGCCGTGCGACCATGCGGGCGGCCGGATCCGGCCATCCCTGCCCGTCTTCCACGGCCCCCGCGGGACCCGTCGCGCCCCTTGGAGACCCACGGAGACCCATGCGTATAGTTGCGCCATGAGCAACTACACCGCAGATAGCGAAACAGCGGCTCCCGCGGTGAACGGGGTGCAGTCCGTCGACCGCGCCGTCAGCGTCCTGGAGATCCTCGCCCAGCGCGGCGAGGCGGGCGTCAGCGAGGTGGCCGCCGAGATCGACGTCCACAAGTCGACCGCGTTCCGGCTGCTCGGGGCACTGGAGGCGCGCGGCCTCGTCGAGCAGACGGCCGAGCGGGGCAAGTACCGGCTGGGCTTCGGGATCGTACGCCTGGCCGGCGCGGTCACGGGCCGCCTCGACATCACCCAGCAGGGCCGGCCGGTGTGCGAGCGCCTCAGCGAGGAGATCGGCGAGACCGTCAACATCGCCGTCCTTCAGGAGCACTTCGCGGTCAACCTGTATCAGGTACGCGGTCCGGGCGCCGTCGGCACGCACAACTGGGTCGGCCAGCTCACCCCGGTGTACGCCACGTCGAGCGGCAAGATCCTGCTGGCCCATCTGTCGGCGACGGAGCGCGACGCCGTGCTCGGGGCGTCCACGGTGCAGAAGCTGACGCCGCACACCCTGACGGCCAGGACGAAGCTGGAGAAGAACCTCGCCGAGGCACGGGAGCGCGGGTACGCCGTGACGCTGGAGGAGCTTGAGATCGGACTCCAGGCCCTGGCGGCCCCGATCCGCTCCCGCGACGGCGATGTCATCGCCGCACTCAGCGCCTCCGGCCCCGCGTACCGCTTCACCGAGGAACGTATCCACGAAATCGCACCCGTGCTGATCAGCGGCGCGGACGAGATCAGCCGCCGGATGGGCTATCTGGGCTGAGGGTCCACAGAGGCTCTCAGCCCAGTGGCGACCGTACCGACGTCGCCGCCTCGACGCCCCAGCGGGCCGTCACGCGCACCGCGTCCGCCGTCGACGCGACGTCGTGCACGCGCAGACACCAGACGCCCTGTGCGGCGGCGAGCACGGACACGGCGGTGGTCGCGGCATCGCGCAGCCGCGCGGGACGGGGCTGTCCCGTCGTCCGGTCCGCCAGCAGACTGCCGAGGAACGACTTGCGTGACGCGCCCACGAGGACGGGATGTCCCAGGGCCATGACGTCCCCGAGGCGGCCCAGCAGCTCCCAGTTGTGGTCGGGCGTCTTGGCGAAGCCCAGCCCAGGGTCGACGACCAGGCAGTCGGGCGCTATCCCCGCCTCCAGCGCGGCGTCGATCCTCAGCCGCAGCTCGTCGAGCACATCGGTGACGACGTCGTCGTAGACCGCGTTCGCCTGCATGTCGGCGGAGTGTCCACGCCAGTGCATCAGCACGTACGGCGTGCCTGCCCGGGCCATCAGCGGCAGCATCTCGGGATCGGCGAGGCCCCCTGAGACGTCGTTGACCAGCCGCGCACCCGCGTCCAGCGCGCGTGCGGCGACCTCGGCCCGCATGGTGTCGACGCTCACGATCGCGCCCGCCGCGGTGAGTTCCCGGACGACGGGCAGGACGCGTCGCAGCTCCTCCTCGACCGGCGGGCGTGCCGCGCCGGGGCGGGTCGACTCGCCGCCCACGTCCACGATGTCAGCGCCCTGTTCGAGCAGCGCGAGCCCGTGTGCGACGGCCGCGTCGGCGGCGAACGACAGCCCGCCGTCGGAGAACGAGTCCGGCGTCACGTTCACGATGCCCATGACCAGGGTCCGGCCGGGGCGTGGCAGGCCGTGGGGGTGGAGTACCGGTGTTCCCGGGCGGGGTGAAGTGGTGGCGTGGGCGGTGGTGGTCGCGGTGGCGGTCACAGGCGTCCGACTTTCGATGCGTATGACGAGAGATGCTGCACAAAGCCCTGTGGGAGCTCCTGAGCGGAGCTCCCACAGGGGCCGACGGGGTGCGGGCCCGTCGGGTTTTCTCAGAGGTACTCGGTCGCCGCGTCGAGCAGCCAGTCCGCCAGATAGCCGGCGAACGTCGAGCGCACCAGGACCCAGAATCCGGCCCTGGGTTCGTCCCGGGCGACCAGGACGACCTGGGTGCGGCCCAGTGTCGTCTGGGCGCAGCGGCCGGCGCCGAAGGCCCGCGGGTGCAGGTCCAGCGGACAGCCGTGGGCCAGCAGGTCGTGGGCGCGGGGGCCCGTGACGAGGAGTGTGGTGCGCTGCGCGGAGACGTCGGTGACCGAGACGGTCTCGTCCCCCGCGGCCTCCCGGATCCGGCTCTCCAGGTCCCGCTCGCTCCCCGGCGGTCCCACCAGCAGCCACTCGTCCGGACCGAGCCACAGCGCGGTCAACTCCCCCGCGCGTACGACGGTGTTCGGCTGGAGCGGCAGTTGCAGGTCCAGTGCGAGCCCGACGGCTTCCGCCGCCGCTCCCTTGCCGTCGAGACGCACGTTGAGCTGGGCCAGGAAGGGGAGTTCGGCCAGCCGGATCGCACCCCCGGACGCGTGTGTCGCGGTGGCCAGACGGTCGGCGACATGCGACAGCGGGCTGCGGAGCGGGGCGGTAAGGGCGGTGTCAGCCATCGCGGCGAGCTCCCTCGGGGTCGTAGAGGACAGGGCCGGCGACGGTCACCGGCACCAGTTGGCCGCCGACGGGGGCGTACAGCCGCTCGCCGATGCGGTCCCGGCCGCCCTTGATCAGGGCGAGCGCGAACGTCCGGCCGAGGGCGGCGCTGCGATAGCTGGAGGTGACATGGCCGAGCATGGGGACGGGCGGGGTCGGCAGCACACCGTCGGCGATCAGGTGGGTGCCCTCCGGGAGGAAGGTGCCCGGGTCCTCGGGGAGCAGGCCGACCAGGTGCTTGCGGTCGGGGCGAGTGGTGTCGGCACGGGCGTAGGACCGCTTGCCGACGAAGTCCGGCTTCTTCTTCGACACCACCCAGCTCATGCCGAGGTCCTGCGGGGTGACCGTGCCGTCGGTGTCCTGGCCGATGATCGGGTAGCCCTTCTCGGCCCGCAGGACGTGCATGGTCTCCGTGCCGTACGGGGTGATGCCGTACGGGGCGCCGGC of the Streptomyces sp. T12 genome contains:
- the purU gene encoding formyltetrahydrofolate deformylase; its protein translation is MSPRPRPGREFVLTLSCPDQAGLVHGVTTFLVSHSGNILESQQFDDRLQDRFFMRVHFDVSDPGISLEDLRTGFGPVSQAYGITWQLHDASTPTRTLIMVSKFGHCLNDLLFRKSTGALNIEIPAIVSNHRDFEPLAESYGIPFHHIPVTKDTKAQAEARLLELVHELEADLVVLARYMQILSDDLCKQLDGRAINIHHSFLPSFKGAKPYVQAHQRGVKLVGATAHYVTSDLDEGPIIEQEVVRVDHSRDPDDLVTMGRDVEAQVLARAVEWHSESRVLVNGHCTVVFR
- a CDS encoding IclR family transcriptional regulator, whose translation is MTDALHQPEHSHQPESPVQSVDRAVGILEFLGRHEEAGVTDMAAALGVHKSTASRLATALEVRGLIEQTEERGKYRLGLGLIRLAGAATVRVDLSQQSRRVCEQLADQVAETINLAILDHGAAINIDQVLGPSAITTHNWLGRRTPLHATSSGKILLAHLPESELASRLTTPLERFTPRTVTDPETLRAQLKRARANGCAYSAEEFEKGLNAVAAPVFTFNGEMLAALSASGPSFRLTEQRLPEVSAMVRSAAEEISERLGHFRRTTP
- a CDS encoding IclR family transcriptional regulator, with protein sequence MSNYTADSETAAPAVNGVQSVDRAVSVLEILAQRGEAGVSEVAAEIDVHKSTAFRLLGALEARGLVEQTAERGKYRLGFGIVRLAGAVTGRLDITQQGRPVCERLSEEIGETVNIAVLQEHFAVNLYQVRGPGAVGTHNWVGQLTPVYATSSGKILLAHLSATERDAVLGASTVQKLTPHTLTARTKLEKNLAEARERGYAVTLEELEIGLQALAAPIRSRDGDVIAALSASGPAYRFTEERIHEIAPVLISGADEISRRMGYLG
- a CDS encoding cupin domain-containing protein translates to MTCEEKVGTTTKVGPGTTVVFPTGRQGTWTIHETLRKVFVIYK
- a CDS encoding sarcosine oxidase subunit gamma, with product MADTALTAPLRSPLSHVADRLATATHASGGAIRLAELPFLAQLNVRLDGKGAAAEAVGLALDLQLPLQPNTVVRAGELTALWLGPDEWLLVGPPGSERDLESRIREAAGDETVSVTDVSAQRTTLLVTGPRAHDLLAHGCPLDLHPRAFGAGRCAQTTLGRTQVVLVARDEPRAGFWVLVRSTFAGYLADWLLDAATEYL
- a CDS encoding MFS transporter, translated to MSIRAVDEAPLNKFHRKLTWACAGGPFLDGYLLSIIGVALIGMSNELNLSTGDESLIGAAALVGIFVGGLFFGPVTDRLGREAMYTIDLAVLVGGSLLSVFATETWQFVVLRFVLGMAIGADYPIATSLLAEWVPNKHRGRLLGILILAWYVGAAAAYVVGYVMAEIAGNGSWRWMLASGAVLSALILLMRIGTPESPLWLVNKGRTADAQKAIRKALDRTVPVEELLAASAAEQSVEQSGFRDLFQGTYLRRTLFCGLFYMCQITPMFALYTFGPSVLGSFGLGEGNESNLGSALISVVFVLGCIPALRLVDRVGRRPVIVWSFALMVVPLAVLGGGNALPIAVVIVCFCAYALLSGGPTVLEWTYPNELFPTGIRATAGGVATSISRIGAAAGTYLLPISLDRLGIGTTMLIGAGITAVGWLVSFAWAEETRGRTLAETSAVPGSAPPAAADEGRRDSLRESGLGRS
- the folP gene encoding dihydropteroate synthase, yielding MGIVNVTPDSFSDGGLSFAADAAVAHGLALLEQGADIVDVGGESTRPGAARPPVEEELRRVLPVVRELTAAGAIVSVDTMRAEVAARALDAGARLVNDVSGGLADPEMLPLMARAGTPYVLMHWRGHSADMQANAVYDDVVTDVLDELRLRIDAALEAGIAPDCLVVDPGLGFAKTPDHNWELLGRLGDVMALGHPVLVGASRKSFLGSLLADRTTGQPRPARLRDAATTAVSVLAAAQGVWCLRVHDVASTADAVRVTARWGVEAATSVRSPLG